Proteins found in one bacterium genomic segment:
- a CDS encoding cytochrome c oxidase subunit 3: MAATETRKEPGALAARWGGGRSPWDVSWGKLMMWLFLASDAMTFAGLLVALWAARFSAPAWPHRAEIFNIRLVAGMTAILIFSSTTMALSVFMMRRRQRPPAVRFLTATVIAGAVFVGLQAFEWSHLIADGAGLAGNPWGVASFSFTFFTITGLHGLHVLGGVIYLWAMAVKIAKGGSSEDGLEIAGLYWGFVDLVWVFIWPSIYLL; encoded by the coding sequence ATGGCGGCAACTGAGACCCGGAAGGAACCGGGCGCCCTGGCGGCGCGCTGGGGCGGCGGACGGTCGCCGTGGGACGTCAGCTGGGGCAAGCTGATGATGTGGCTGTTTCTGGCCTCGGACGCGATGACGTTCGCGGGCCTCCTCGTCGCGCTCTGGGCGGCCCGCTTCAGCGCGCCGGCCTGGCCCCATCGGGCGGAGATCTTCAACATCCGGCTCGTCGCCGGCATGACCGCCATCCTGATCTTCAGCAGCACCACGATGGCCCTGTCGGTCTTCATGATGCGCCGCCGGCAGCGTCCTCCGGCGGTGCGGTTCCTCACGGCGACCGTGATCGCGGGCGCGGTCTTCGTCGGCCTCCAGGCCTTCGAGTGGTCGCACCTCATCGCCGACGGCGCCGGGCTCGCCGGCAACCCCTGGGGCGTGGCTTCGTTCAGCTTCACCTTCTTTACCATTACGGGCCTGCACGGCCTGCACGTCCTGGGCGGCGTCATCTACCTCTGGGCGATGGCGGTGAAAATCGCCAAGGGCGGGTCCTCCGAAGACGGCCTGGAGATCGCGGGACTCTACTGGGGATTCGTCGACCTCGTCTGGGTCTTCATCTGGCCGTCAATCTATTTGTTATAA
- a CDS encoding cytochrome C oxidase subunit IV family protein, with protein MSDPHAGHGAPDDAAGVHAVPLPEGVTRSYVMAFILLLVLTAIEASTVLVFSLPAAVRVTVLLISASIKALLIGAYYMNLKFERVAMVGIAVSPLLLAVLMFFMIAPDAAQRLGVR; from the coding sequence ATGAGCGATCCGCACGCGGGCCATGGGGCGCCGGACGACGCCGCAGGCGTGCACGCCGTGCCGCTTCCCGAAGGGGTGACGCGGAGCTATGTGATGGCCTTCATCCTCCTCCTCGTCCTGACGGCCATCGAGGCGAGCACCGTGCTCGTCTTCAGCCTGCCGGCCGCCGTCCGGGTCACCGTGTTGCTCATCTCCGCCTCGATCAAGGCCCTCCTGATCGGCGCCTACTACATGAACCTCAAGTTCGAGCGGGTGGCCATGGTGGGTATCGCCGTGTCCCCGCTGCTGCTCGCCGTCCTGATGTTCTTCATGATCGCCCCGGACGCCGCCCAGCGGCTGGGGGTGCGTTGA
- a CDS encoding cyclic nucleotide-binding domain-containing protein — translation MTLRRASSKVAVLEKLPLFAGLSQKDLEQVSRLAKEVDVPAGQQIAAAGEAGRELFIIVDGRARVTTKQGRTIHLGPGDAFGEMSLIDGEPRSADVRAATAMRLLAVGYREFWQLMDDYLPIVRKITRALARRLRDAERSPLA, via the coding sequence ATGACGTTGCGGCGGGCCTCATCCAAGGTCGCGGTGTTGGAAAAACTTCCGTTGTTCGCGGGGCTCTCCCAAAAGGACCTGGAGCAGGTGTCCCGGCTGGCGAAGGAGGTCGACGTCCCGGCCGGACAACAGATCGCGGCGGCGGGTGAGGCCGGTCGCGAGCTGTTCATCATCGTGGACGGGCGGGCGCGGGTGACGACCAAACAAGGCCGCACCATCCATTTGGGCCCGGGCGACGCGTTCGGCGAGATGAGTCTCATCGACGGCGAACCCCGGTCGGCCGACGTGCGGGCAGCCACGGCGATGCGGCTCCTGGCGGTTGGATACCGGGAGTTCTGGCAACTGATGGACGACTATCTGCCGATTGTCCGCAAGATCACGCGTGCACTCGCCCGGCGTCTGAGGGACGCGGAAAGATCACCCCTGGCCTAA
- a CDS encoding cyclic nucleotide-binding domain-containing protein, with the protein MAGHAEQLKKVPLFEGVSDADLRRIADSAKERRFDAGTTIVSVGEPGHGFYLIIDGRAEVKRGDRTIATLGPGEYFGELALIRETPRTATVVAKDPTTCLALTRWDFKGIVVSNPSIAIRLLETVANRLQDDDGTR; encoded by the coding sequence GTGGCCGGCCACGCGGAGCAACTCAAGAAGGTCCCGTTGTTCGAGGGAGTCTCGGACGCCGACCTGCGGCGTATCGCCGACAGCGCGAAGGAGCGGCGGTTCGACGCCGGTACTACGATTGTGTCGGTCGGGGAGCCGGGCCACGGGTTCTACCTGATCATCGATGGACGGGCCGAGGTCAAACGAGGGGACCGCACGATCGCCACCCTCGGTCCGGGCGAATATTTTGGTGAACTGGCCCTGATCCGCGAAACGCCCCGCACCGCGACGGTCGTGGCGAAGGATCCGACGACGTGCCTGGCCCTGACGCGGTGGGACTTCAAGGGGATCGTGGTCTCGAATCCGAGCATCGCGATCCGCCTCTTGGAGACCGTGGCCAATCGTCTTCAGGACGACGACGGTACCCGCTAG
- a CDS encoding adenylate/guanylate cyclase domain-containing protein, whose translation MSEERRIVTVLFADVTGSTALGESMDPEDTRALLGHYYAIAKEVVAAHGGSLEKFIGDAVMAVFGLPRAHGDDARRALSAALELRDRVRADPDLGEQIPIRIGVNTGEVVASRDRSAGDFLVTGDAVNVAARLQQAAEPWTILCGERTAHAAGVLFALGPWIAVEAKGKRAPIRAALLLDRSSAAVAAQTPLIGRADDLSQLELIARRAFGERRPFLVSLIAPAGTGKTRLLEEFLERLPRVAPGAAVAIAQCLPYGQRLTYWPLRAVLCRLVGVEEEGEPGAIREAVRVWLRAHGSAQPDRTGDLLAATVGFGDSEIADRAALLAAWRTTVEVASRRAPLVLVFEDLHWSSDSLLDLVEFVMQPRGEAAVMMIALTRPELLERRPAWGGGRRNYVSLALEPLRDTEVGRLVQYLLPAPSPEVVARIVTRAEGNPFYAGELVRSLIDRVGPSGDGAAVDLALATLPDTVQATVLARLDLLPPDERRTLQLGAVFGRAFRSDGVAALGPELTADIDRLIDALLAKDLVRHGGADDVTFRHILIREVAYQTLPRSERAGLHGAAAAWLEARARSREDALAELIAYHYREAASLARGHGVESAAVGRTRQKAAHWLARAAAIAAAGAATVEAARHLRNAIEFADPADLPELYERLGTEELGWNSATAYMTALRLCREQGAPPDRELRVLARLLTQYMRSQGSIANRPPDDEMARLFAEGDALLRAAQDDRAVARFLIARGFHAFWRLGNVTPDDITESEMSGRRGLEIAERLDDADLRSAALDALSGCAQQRGDWTRAREYARQRLALQERLSPLERIDAHSMVAWSSSLLGDLDEVIRISASGLALLQPGQVPAWALHLVVWRTYALTLRGLWDDALAAGDRAYQLWIETGRPSAGYALRGFVAALDVARARKSDQLIDRYRDALAAILRDFTSATVWRRIDGFVSGDLDVVKTQMVGRFDFQHMGLEYLERGLSFASDRRQPPAAEVLRPIAKFAAAHGYRALEGQARRALGIALQEAEELAAALDLFERMGATPYAARARCERARLTGDEAGLAAGMRVLTELGDLEHLERIEHSRA comes from the coding sequence GTGAGTGAGGAACGACGGATCGTGACAGTCCTATTCGCCGACGTGACCGGCTCGACGGCGCTGGGCGAGTCGATGGATCCCGAGGACACCCGCGCACTGCTGGGACACTACTATGCCATCGCCAAGGAGGTCGTCGCGGCCCACGGCGGTAGCCTGGAGAAGTTCATCGGCGACGCTGTGATGGCCGTGTTCGGTTTGCCCCGCGCCCACGGAGACGACGCGCGCAGGGCGCTCTCCGCGGCGCTCGAGCTCCGCGACCGCGTCCGCGCCGATCCCGACCTCGGAGAGCAGATTCCCATCCGTATCGGCGTGAACACCGGCGAGGTCGTCGCCTCACGCGACCGGTCCGCCGGCGATTTCCTCGTCACCGGCGACGCAGTCAACGTCGCCGCCAGGCTGCAGCAAGCCGCGGAGCCGTGGACCATCCTGTGCGGCGAGCGGACGGCGCATGCGGCCGGGGTCTTGTTTGCGCTCGGCCCCTGGATCGCCGTCGAGGCCAAGGGAAAGCGCGCCCCGATCCGGGCCGCGCTCTTGCTCGATCGATCGAGCGCGGCGGTGGCGGCACAAACGCCGCTCATCGGCCGGGCCGATGATCTCTCGCAGCTCGAACTCATCGCTCGCCGGGCATTTGGGGAACGGCGGCCCTTCCTCGTAAGCCTCATCGCCCCGGCGGGCACCGGGAAAACCCGGCTGCTGGAAGAGTTCCTCGAGCGCCTCCCCCGCGTCGCCCCCGGCGCCGCGGTAGCCATCGCCCAGTGTCTGCCCTACGGTCAGCGTCTCACCTACTGGCCTCTACGCGCCGTCCTCTGTCGTCTAGTCGGCGTCGAAGAAGAGGGAGAGCCCGGGGCCATCCGAGAGGCAGTCCGCGTCTGGCTCCGCGCCCATGGGAGCGCGCAGCCAGACCGCACCGGCGACCTACTCGCGGCCACGGTCGGTTTTGGGGATTCCGAGATCGCCGACCGCGCCGCCCTACTGGCCGCGTGGCGCACTACTGTTGAGGTTGCATCGCGACGGGCGCCGCTTGTGCTCGTCTTCGAGGACCTGCACTGGTCGAGTGACAGCCTCCTCGACCTCGTCGAGTTTGTCATGCAACCGCGGGGGGAAGCCGCCGTCATGATGATCGCTCTCACGCGGCCTGAGCTGCTCGAGCGGCGGCCCGCGTGGGGCGGCGGGCGGCGCAACTACGTCTCGCTCGCCCTCGAGCCCTTGCGCGATACGGAGGTCGGACGGCTCGTCCAGTATCTGCTGCCGGCGCCTTCCCCCGAGGTCGTCGCGAGAATCGTCACCCGTGCCGAGGGTAACCCGTTCTACGCCGGGGAGCTCGTCCGGTCGCTGATCGACCGGGTTGGACCCTCTGGCGACGGCGCCGCCGTCGACCTGGCGCTCGCGACGCTGCCGGACACCGTCCAGGCGACGGTGCTGGCACGGCTCGACTTGCTGCCACCCGACGAGCGCCGGACCCTACAGCTAGGGGCCGTCTTCGGCCGGGCCTTCCGGTCGGACGGCGTCGCCGCGCTCGGCCCCGAGTTGACTGCGGACATCGACCGGTTGATCGACGCGCTGCTTGCCAAAGATCTCGTGCGCCACGGCGGCGCGGACGATGTGACCTTCCGCCACATCCTGATCCGGGAGGTCGCCTACCAGACGCTGCCTCGGTCCGAGCGCGCGGGCCTCCACGGCGCCGCGGCTGCCTGGCTCGAGGCGCGCGCCCGAAGCCGGGAGGACGCTCTCGCGGAGCTCATCGCCTACCATTACCGGGAGGCGGCCTCTCTCGCGCGCGGTCATGGCGTGGAGTCGGCCGCCGTCGGACGGACCCGGCAGAAAGCCGCCCACTGGCTGGCCCGCGCGGCCGCCATCGCGGCCGCGGGCGCAGCCACGGTGGAAGCCGCCCGGCACCTGCGGAACGCGATCGAGTTCGCCGACCCCGCCGATCTTCCCGAACTGTACGAGCGACTGGGCACCGAGGAACTCGGCTGGAACAGCGCAACCGCGTACATGACAGCCCTTCGACTCTGCCGGGAGCAAGGTGCTCCCCCCGACCGGGAACTCCGCGTGCTCGCGAGGCTGCTCACCCAATACATGCGCTCGCAGGGGTCTATCGCCAACCGGCCGCCGGACGACGAGATGGCCCGGCTGTTCGCGGAGGGGGACGCCCTACTCCGGGCGGCGCAGGACGACCGAGCGGTCGCGCGCTTCCTGATCGCACGGGGCTTCCACGCCTTCTGGCGGCTCGGCAATGTCACGCCCGACGACATCACGGAGTCGGAGATGAGCGGGCGTCGAGGCCTTGAGATTGCAGAACGGCTCGACGATGCGGATCTTCGAAGCGCGGCGCTCGATGCACTCTCGGGATGCGCACAACAGCGGGGGGACTGGACCCGCGCTCGTGAGTACGCCCGCCAGCGCCTGGCGCTGCAAGAGCGTCTCAGCCCTCTCGAGCGGATCGACGCTCATTCCATGGTCGCCTGGTCCTCGTCTCTGCTCGGCGATCTCGACGAGGTCATACGCATCTCCGCCTCAGGGCTTGCGCTGCTCCAGCCGGGGCAGGTGCCGGCATGGGCGCTCCACCTCGTCGTCTGGCGGACCTACGCGCTGACGCTGCGCGGCCTGTGGGACGACGCCCTTGCCGCGGGGGACCGCGCCTACCAGTTGTGGATTGAAACCGGCCGTCCCTCCGCCGGGTACGCGCTCCGCGGCTTCGTCGCCGCGTTGGACGTCGCGCGGGCCCGCAAAAGCGATCAGCTTATCGATCGGTACCGGGACGCCCTGGCCGCGATCCTCCGTGACTTCACCTCCGCCACCGTATGGCGACGCATCGACGGGTTCGTGTCCGGCGATCTCGACGTGGTGAAGACGCAGATGGTGGGTCGATTCGACTTTCAACACATGGGTCTCGAGTATCTCGAACGGGGGCTCTCGTTTGCCTCGGACAGGCGCCAGCCTCCGGCCGCCGAAGTCCTGAGGCCTATCGCCAAGTTTGCCGCCGCGCACGGCTACCGGGCGCTTGAAGGGCAGGCGCGCCGGGCGCTCGGAATCGCCCTTCAAGAGGCGGAGGAACTGGCCGCGGCCCTCGACCTCTTCGAACGGATGGGGGCGACGCCCTACGCGGCGCGGGCACGCTGTGAGCGGGCGCGCCTTACGGGCGACGAGGCCGGCCTCGCCGCCGGCATGCGGGTCCTGACCGAATTGGGAGATCTGGAGCACCTGGAGCGGATCGAGCATTCGCGGGCGTAG
- a CDS encoding tetratricopeptide repeat protein produces MRKESFTATGDAMNVAARLQSAAPPGGILISHDTYQHVRGVFSVTPQPPLVVKGAPEPIQTYLVRRAKSRPFRTLARGVAGVQTRTIGRDRELRALQAAYLDAVENRRFVWAQLVGDAGIGKSRLLDDVREWVELRPEVVRLFRARAYADDPRQPFSLVRRMWFDRFQIAEDAPIPQAEAKWVQRFQELSKTDAVEPAHALGLLVGLPFAESPHIGAMRGDPVQVKGRGLVVSREVLKMIRREQPVEFLLEDLQWADASSWEYLVQVLLADAPSDEGAHGTFVLAAARPEWTPPEELLRHPRYVSTDLQPLSDEATRELVSELLRAVEHVPEDVVRLIVERCEGVPYFVEEVVNWFLDRGIIDRTRDPSGFVSARLRETPLPATLQHLLFTRLSVLNDAERAALQRGAIFGRNFWAGGLEALGVRRPDALLAPLQPRGFVEAQPESSFEGDTEWSFHHMLLRDVTYESVLKRERAKLHKAAAAWLEEQARRAGRLDEFAGLLGEHAERAGDMTAAADRYLQAGGRAKARGATVEARKFLDRALDLLPPVDRERRWLVLLAREEVLGILGEPDAWRVDVAELLELAESLDDDARRAEVYHRQAEYARKTGDHRAGLRAADEAIAAARRAGNPSIEVRALSLKVPSQTRLGELNAAGQTAEEALRRAHDLGDETTLALTLSNVAIYYTESGDVAQALVLHRQEVEIWHRLGNRAQEARGLVNTGVNYWQLGLYKLARTTLEQALELAGGVGARRSRAYALQNLGYACFRLHDGRTARRVLEQSLGEMVAVNDAYGRAGAVTYLGFVLEQSGDAAGAARRFAEAIGIFTDLGGRAAVVEVSAGLARCALAQAHLDEARQYAADIWDYLEAHGTRGMYFPVWVYQSCAEVFDALNEPDRARKAAEAGHRELMARAAEISDPDWRRAFLENVAENRAIVEMWEELTP; encoded by the coding sequence ATGCGAAAAGAGAGTTTCACCGCGACGGGCGATGCGATGAACGTGGCGGCGCGCCTGCAGTCCGCCGCGCCTCCCGGCGGGATTCTCATTTCCCACGACACCTACCAGCATGTGCGCGGGGTGTTTTCCGTCACGCCGCAGCCGCCGCTCGTGGTGAAAGGCGCGCCGGAGCCGATCCAGACCTATCTCGTACGCCGTGCCAAGTCGAGGCCGTTCCGCACTCTCGCCCGGGGCGTGGCGGGCGTCCAAACGCGGACCATCGGCCGCGACCGGGAACTGCGGGCCCTCCAGGCCGCCTACCTGGACGCCGTCGAGAACCGGCGATTCGTGTGGGCGCAGCTTGTGGGAGACGCCGGAATCGGGAAGAGTCGCCTGCTCGACGATGTGCGCGAGTGGGTGGAGCTGCGACCGGAGGTCGTGCGCCTGTTCAGGGCCCGCGCCTATGCCGACGATCCGCGGCAGCCGTTTTCGCTGGTCCGCCGCATGTGGTTCGATCGGTTCCAGATCGCCGAAGATGCGCCGATTCCCCAGGCCGAGGCCAAATGGGTGCAACGCTTCCAGGAGCTAAGCAAGACCGACGCGGTCGAACCCGCACACGCGCTCGGTCTGTTGGTCGGCCTGCCGTTTGCCGAGAGTCCGCATATCGGGGCGATGCGCGGCGATCCGGTCCAGGTCAAGGGACGCGGCCTTGTGGTGAGCCGCGAGGTTTTGAAGATGATCCGGCGGGAACAGCCCGTTGAGTTTCTGCTCGAGGATCTGCAATGGGCGGATGCGTCGTCCTGGGAGTATCTCGTGCAGGTATTGCTCGCGGACGCGCCGTCCGACGAGGGGGCGCACGGAACCTTTGTGCTGGCCGCGGCGCGGCCGGAATGGACGCCGCCGGAAGAACTCCTTCGCCATCCCCGGTATGTGTCGACGGATCTTCAGCCGCTGTCCGACGAGGCTACGCGGGAGCTTGTGTCCGAGTTGCTGCGCGCCGTCGAGCACGTTCCCGAAGACGTTGTGCGCCTGATCGTGGAGCGGTGCGAGGGCGTGCCCTACTTCGTGGAAGAGGTGGTGAACTGGTTCCTGGACCGCGGCATCATCGATCGGACGCGCGATCCGTCGGGCTTTGTCTCCGCGCGCCTCAGGGAAACCCCGCTGCCGGCCACGCTGCAGCACCTGTTGTTCACGCGTCTCAGCGTCCTGAACGACGCGGAACGGGCTGCGCTGCAGCGGGGCGCGATTTTCGGCCGCAACTTCTGGGCCGGAGGACTGGAGGCCCTCGGGGTGCGCCGGCCCGATGCGCTCCTCGCGCCGCTGCAGCCGCGCGGCTTCGTGGAGGCGCAACCGGAATCGTCCTTTGAAGGCGACACGGAATGGAGCTTCCATCACATGCTGCTGCGCGACGTGACGTATGAGAGCGTGCTGAAGCGTGAGCGCGCCAAGTTGCACAAGGCCGCCGCCGCATGGCTGGAAGAGCAGGCGCGGAGGGCCGGCCGGCTCGACGAGTTCGCGGGACTGCTGGGCGAGCACGCGGAGCGCGCGGGTGACATGACGGCAGCGGCCGACCGGTATCTACAGGCAGGCGGCCGCGCCAAGGCACGCGGCGCCACCGTGGAGGCGAGGAAATTCCTGGATCGCGCGCTGGATCTGCTGCCGCCGGTCGACCGCGAGCGCCGCTGGCTGGTGCTGCTCGCGCGCGAAGAGGTCTTGGGGATTCTCGGTGAGCCGGATGCTTGGCGTGTCGACGTGGCGGAGCTGCTGGAACTCGCCGAGAGTCTGGACGACGATGCCCGGCGGGCGGAAGTCTATCACCGCCAGGCCGAGTATGCGCGCAAGACCGGTGACCATCGAGCGGGGTTGCGGGCGGCGGATGAGGCTATCGCCGCCGCGCGGCGCGCAGGTAATCCGTCAATTGAGGTACGGGCTCTGTCATTGAAGGTGCCGTCGCAAACGCGCCTCGGCGAGCTCAACGCCGCGGGGCAGACGGCGGAGGAGGCGCTCCGCCGCGCGCATGACCTGGGTGATGAGACGACTCTCGCACTCACCCTTTCGAACGTGGCTATCTACTATACCGAGTCCGGGGACGTTGCGCAGGCGCTGGTCTTGCACCGCCAGGAAGTGGAGATCTGGCATCGTCTGGGCAACCGCGCCCAGGAAGCCCGCGGCCTGGTCAACACCGGCGTGAACTACTGGCAACTGGGATTGTACAAGTTGGCTCGGACGACGCTGGAGCAGGCACTGGAGTTGGCCGGCGGGGTTGGCGCCCGCCGTTCGAGAGCGTACGCTCTCCAGAATCTCGGGTACGCGTGCTTTCGATTGCATGATGGGAGAACCGCGCGCCGCGTCCTCGAGCAATCGCTCGGTGAGATGGTGGCGGTGAACGACGCGTACGGTCGGGCGGGGGCGGTCACCTATCTCGGGTTCGTCCTCGAGCAATCCGGCGACGCGGCTGGCGCGGCGCGGCGGTTCGCGGAGGCGATAGGGATCTTTACCGATCTCGGCGGGCGTGCCGCCGTCGTTGAAGTTTCGGCCGGCCTGGCTCGCTGCGCCTTGGCCCAGGCTCACCTGGACGAAGCGCGGCAATATGCCGCGGACATCTGGGACTATCTCGAGGCGCACGGGACCAGGGGGATGTATTTTCCGGTGTGGGTGTACCAAAGTTGCGCGGAGGTCTTCGATGCCCTCAACGAACCGGACCGGGCCCGGAAAGCCGCCGAGGCCGGCCATCGCGAACTGATGGCTCGTGCCGCGGAGATCAGTGACCCTGATTGGCGCAGGGCGTTCCTGGAGAATGTGGCGGAGAACCGCGCGATCGTCGAGATGTGGGAGGAGCTCACCCCCTAG
- a CDS encoding deoxyguanosinetriphosphate triphosphohydrolase encodes MNPRETTETWEKRLLAPYAARSAASRGRARPEDRDPIRTEFQRDRDRIVHSKAFRRLMHKTQVFIAPEGDHYRTRLTHTLEVAQIARTIARAVRINEDLTEAIVLAHDLGHPPFGHAGEEVLDRLMASHGGFRHDVQSLRVVEVLERRRRRDGVIEQGLNLTWEVRDGIGGHSKGPQDLETLPPIDDVPADALPHTVEGQLARVADRIAYVHHDTDDAIRAGLIDERDVPFSVRAVLGETRGQWVDSTVRDIVARSTDQPRIQMSEPVRGALNELKDFLFERVYRGSTAKADVAKAQRLLRELFEYFVEHPEEMGESPESGRTSVQRAVCDFLAGMTDRFAIRTHERLFVPRAWAG; translated from the coding sequence GTGAACCCCCGCGAGACCACGGAGACGTGGGAGAAGCGGCTTCTCGCGCCGTACGCCGCCCGGAGCGCCGCGTCGCGCGGACGCGCCCGCCCGGAGGACCGCGATCCGATCCGCACCGAGTTCCAGCGCGACCGCGACCGGATCGTACACTCGAAGGCCTTCCGCCGGCTGATGCACAAGACGCAGGTCTTCATCGCGCCGGAGGGCGACCATTACCGGACGCGGCTCACCCACACCCTGGAGGTCGCCCAGATCGCCCGGACGATCGCCCGGGCGGTGCGGATTAACGAAGATCTCACCGAGGCCATCGTCCTGGCCCACGATCTCGGCCACCCCCCGTTCGGGCATGCCGGCGAAGAGGTCCTCGACCGGCTGATGGCATCCCACGGGGGCTTTCGCCACGACGTGCAGAGCCTGCGCGTCGTGGAGGTGCTCGAGCGCCGCCGGCGGCGGGACGGGGTGATCGAGCAGGGCCTCAATCTGACGTGGGAAGTCCGCGACGGGATCGGCGGTCATTCCAAGGGCCCGCAGGACCTGGAGACGCTGCCGCCGATCGACGACGTCCCGGCCGACGCGCTGCCCCATACGGTCGAGGGCCAGCTGGCCCGCGTCGCCGACCGGATCGCGTACGTGCACCACGACACCGACGACGCGATCCGCGCCGGATTGATCGATGAGCGGGACGTTCCGTTTTCCGTGCGCGCGGTCCTCGGGGAGACCCGGGGGCAGTGGGTCGACTCGACGGTCCGGGATATCGTGGCGCGGTCGACCGACCAGCCGCGGATCCAGATGAGCGAGCCGGTCCGCGGGGCCCTCAACGAGCTCAAAGATTTTCTCTTCGAGCGCGTCTATCGCGGGTCGACGGCGAAGGCCGACGTCGCCAAGGCCCAGCGGCTGCTGCGCGAACTGTTCGAGTATTTCGTCGAACACCCGGAGGAAATGGGCGAGTCCCCCGAGTCGGGCCGGACGAGCGTGCAGCGCGCGGTGTGCGACTTCCTCGCCGGGATGACGGACCGGTTCGCGATCCGGACCCACGAGCGGCTGTTCGTGCCCCGCGCCTGGGCGGGGTGA